The Oleidesulfovibrio alaskensis DSM 16109 genome has a segment encoding these proteins:
- a CDS encoding aldehyde dehydrogenase family protein, with protein sequence MMIVDNDLISIQEARILAENAGRAQRVLATFSQEQLDEIVEAVAEAVGAQAQALADMAYEETDYGNPHDKAVKNRFVCTQVREQLRGMRCVGVIGRDEHARTMDIGVPVGVIAALCPATSPVSTTICKTLIAVKSGNAVVFSPHPRAARSIAAALDIMIDAARAHGLPEGCLSYMSTVTKSGTAELMNHPATSLVMLSGVPGMIGLARCSGKPVIYGGTGNGPAFVERSADIRRAVADIMLSKTFDNGIAPSAEQSIVVDSCIEREVRHALQECGAYFMTDEESLRLAELLFCADGRHKAGMVGVSAPVLARRAGISVPDNVQLLVAERKYVSEADPYSRELLSPVLAYYVEDDWMHACEKCIELLLHERNAHTLVIHSSNEEVILQFALKKPVGRLLVNTPATFGGMGVTTNLFPSMTLGSGSAGRGITADNVSPMNLIYIRKVGYGVRQYTGAQDAAGYGSRVCAAQGVMAPHDSDSRKMQALHRILMEAIGVMDGAAHR encoded by the coding sequence ATGATGATTGTCGATAACGATCTGATTTCCATACAGGAAGCCAGAATTCTGGCAGAAAACGCAGGGCGCGCACAGCGGGTTCTGGCCACGTTTTCTCAGGAACAGCTGGACGAGATCGTCGAAGCCGTAGCCGAAGCCGTGGGGGCGCAGGCGCAAGCGCTTGCGGACATGGCGTACGAAGAAACCGACTACGGCAACCCGCATGACAAGGCAGTGAAAAACCGCTTTGTATGCACGCAGGTGCGCGAGCAGCTGCGCGGCATGCGGTGTGTCGGCGTCATCGGACGGGATGAGCACGCACGCACCATGGACATTGGTGTACCCGTAGGCGTCATTGCCGCGTTGTGTCCGGCGACCAGCCCCGTGTCCACAACCATCTGCAAGACGCTCATAGCCGTCAAATCAGGCAACGCCGTAGTTTTTTCCCCTCATCCGCGCGCTGCCAGAAGCATAGCCGCCGCGCTTGATATCATGATTGATGCCGCGCGGGCTCACGGTCTGCCGGAAGGATGTCTTTCATACATGTCCACGGTAACCAAAAGCGGTACCGCCGAACTGATGAACCATCCTGCCACATCGCTGGTCATGCTTTCGGGCGTGCCCGGCATGATAGGGCTTGCGCGCTGCAGCGGCAAACCCGTGATTTACGGCGGCACCGGCAACGGGCCTGCATTTGTCGAACGCTCGGCCGACATCCGCCGCGCCGTGGCCGACATCATGCTCAGCAAGACGTTCGACAACGGTATCGCGCCGTCCGCGGAACAGTCCATCGTGGTCGATTCCTGCATCGAGCGGGAAGTCAGACATGCCCTGCAGGAGTGCGGCGCATACTTCATGACGGACGAGGAGTCCCTGCGGCTGGCGGAGCTTCTTTTCTGTGCCGACGGACGCCACAAAGCCGGCATGGTTGGTGTGTCTGCCCCGGTTCTGGCGCGCAGGGCAGGCATCAGCGTGCCCGACAACGTGCAGCTGCTGGTGGCAGAACGTAAATATGTTTCCGAAGCAGACCCGTATTCAAGGGAACTGCTTTCCCCCGTCCTTGCCTATTACGTGGAGGACGACTGGATGCACGCCTGTGAAAAGTGCATCGAGCTGCTGCTCCACGAACGCAACGCTCATACTCTCGTGATCCATTCCAGTAACGAAGAGGTGATTTTGCAGTTTGCCCTGAAAAAACCTGTGGGCCGTCTGCTTGTAAACACTCCCGCCACATTCGGCGGCATGGGTGTGACCACTAATCTCTTCCCGTCCATGACGCTGGGCAGCGGGTCCGCAGGGCGCGGGATCACCGCCGACAACGTGTCGCCGATGAATCTCATCTACATACGCAAGGTCGGTTACGGCGTGCGGCAGTACACCGGCGCACAGGACGCCGCGGGATACGGTTCCCGCGTTTGCGCCGCGCAGGGCGTCATGGCCCCTCATGACAGCGATTCCAGAAAAATGCAGGCGTTGCACCGGATCCTGATGGAAGCGATCGGGGTCATGGACGGGGCAGCACACAGATGA
- a CDS encoding BMC domain-containing protein, translating to MTALGLIETKGLLAAVEAADAMLKAADVRLLEKNLASGGLVTITVAGEVSAVRAAVDAGVSAIRRVNAASLVSEHVIARPDEGVSRVVSLVPPAAVPPAAPPVQAPAGDSGAQQPAQEAAEAEPQTGTTVEEQTPAAVEASPAPAAAAPRTETVRYEISQLKKMNVSRLRQVARGVSGLSIPREAVKSANKKDLIDAIINSYRQIEE from the coding sequence ATGACGGCACTCGGGCTTATAGAAACAAAAGGACTGCTTGCGGCGGTGGAAGCGGCTGATGCCATGCTGAAAGCCGCTGATGTGCGCCTTTTGGAAAAGAACCTCGCAAGCGGGGGCCTTGTGACCATCACCGTGGCGGGCGAAGTGTCCGCCGTGCGGGCAGCAGTTGACGCGGGTGTATCGGCTATCAGGCGCGTCAACGCCGCCTCGCTTGTTTCAGAGCATGTCATCGCCCGTCCTGACGAAGGAGTGAGCCGCGTCGTGTCTCTGGTACCTCCGGCTGCCGTGCCGCCCGCCGCACCGCCTGTACAGGCTCCCGCGGGGGATTCCGGCGCACAGCAGCCCGCACAAGAAGCAGCGGAGGCAGAACCGCAGACCGGCACCACCGTTGAAGAACAGACTCCGGCTGCTGTTGAAGCAAGTCCGGCGCCGGCAGCCGCCGCCCCCCGTACGGAAACGGTCCGGTACGAAATTTCGCAACTGAAGAAGATGAACGTCAGCAGGCTGCGGCAGGTTGCCCGCGGGGTGAGCGGTCTTTCCATACCCCGCGAGGCGGTCAAATCTGCGAACAAAAAAGATCTGATTGACGCGATCATCAATTCATACAGGCAGATAGAGGAGTAG
- the cutC gene encoding choline trimethylamine-lyase, translating into MDLQDFSHKLAEATKNLTPAERASLKKIFEGVSAEVFSQPAPVSAVATGAESGIPDGPTPRHVKLKENFLKQVPSITVQRAVAITKIAKENPGLPKPLLRAKTFRYCCETAPLVIQDHELIVGSPNGAPRAGAFSPEVAWRWLQDELDTIGSRPQDPFYISEEDKKVLREEVFPFWQNKSVDEFCEGQYREADLWEMSGESFVSDCSYHAVNGGGDSNPGYDVILMKKGMLDIQREAREKLEQLDYANPEDIDKIYFYKSVIETAEGVMIYARRLSAYAAELAARETDPRRKAELQKISEVNARVPAHAPSNFWEAIQAVWTVESLLVVEENQTGMSIGRVDQYMYPFYRADIDSGRLTEYEAFDLAGCMLVKMSEMMWITSEGASKFFAGYQPFVNMCVGGVTREGHDATNDLTYMLMDAVRHVRIYQPTLATRVHNKSPQKYLKKIVDVIRSGMGFPAVHFDDAHIKMMLAKGVSIEDARDYCLMGCVEPQKSGRLYQWTSTGYTQWPICIELVLNHGVPLWYGKKVTPDMGDLSQYDTYEKFEAAVKEQIRWITKNTSVATVISQRAHRELAPKPLMSLMYEGCMESGRDVSAGGAMYNFGPGVVWSGLATYVDSMAAIKKLVYDDRKYTLAQLNEALKADFAGYDQILADCLAAPKYGNDDDYADMIAADLVHFTETEHRKYKTLYSVLSHGTLSISNNTPFGQLLGASANGRRAWMPLSDGISPTQGADYKGPTAIIKSVSKMANDNMNIGMVHNFKLMSGLLDTPEGENGLITLIRTACMLGNGEMQFNYLDNELLLDAQKHPEKYRDLVVRVAGYSAFFVELCKDVQDEIISRTMLHGF; encoded by the coding sequence GTGGATCTCCAGGACTTTTCACATAAGCTCGCGGAAGCGACAAAGAACCTTACTCCGGCAGAACGTGCTTCGCTGAAGAAGATTTTCGAGGGCGTATCCGCCGAGGTCTTCAGCCAGCCCGCTCCTGTATCCGCCGTGGCAACAGGTGCAGAATCCGGCATTCCCGACGGGCCTACGCCCCGTCACGTCAAGCTGAAGGAAAACTTCCTCAAGCAGGTGCCCAGCATCACCGTTCAGCGCGCTGTGGCCATCACCAAAATCGCCAAGGAAAACCCCGGTCTGCCCAAGCCGCTGCTGCGCGCCAAGACTTTCCGGTATTGCTGCGAAACCGCCCCGCTGGTCATTCAGGACCATGAGCTTATCGTGGGTTCGCCCAACGGTGCCCCGCGTGCCGGTGCGTTTTCTCCGGAAGTGGCATGGCGCTGGCTGCAGGATGAGCTGGACACCATCGGCTCACGTCCTCAGGACCCCTTCTACATTTCCGAAGAAGACAAAAAAGTGCTGCGGGAAGAGGTGTTCCCCTTCTGGCAGAACAAGTCCGTGGATGAATTCTGCGAAGGTCAGTACCGCGAAGCCGACCTGTGGGAAATGTCCGGCGAATCTTTCGTGTCCGACTGCTCCTACCATGCGGTGAACGGCGGCGGCGACTCCAACCCCGGTTACGACGTAATTCTGATGAAGAAGGGTATGCTTGATATCCAGCGTGAAGCCCGCGAAAAGCTGGAACAGCTGGATTACGCCAACCCTGAAGACATCGATAAAATCTACTTCTACAAGTCCGTCATCGAGACTGCCGAAGGCGTGATGATATACGCCAGGCGTCTGTCGGCCTATGCCGCCGAACTGGCAGCCCGGGAAACCGACCCCCGCCGCAAAGCCGAACTGCAGAAGATTTCCGAGGTCAACGCCCGTGTGCCCGCACATGCGCCTTCCAACTTCTGGGAAGCCATTCAGGCCGTGTGGACCGTGGAATCTCTGCTGGTGGTTGAAGAAAACCAGACCGGTATGTCCATCGGCCGTGTTGACCAGTACATGTACCCCTTCTACAGGGCAGACATCGATTCCGGCCGTCTGACCGAGTACGAAGCTTTTGATCTGGCCGGCTGCATGCTGGTGAAGATGTCTGAAATGATGTGGATCACCAGCGAAGGTGCTTCCAAGTTCTTTGCCGGGTACCAGCCTTTTGTGAACATGTGCGTGGGCGGCGTGACCCGTGAAGGCCACGATGCCACCAACGACCTTACCTACATGCTGATGGATGCCGTGCGTCACGTGCGTATCTACCAGCCCACGCTGGCCACCCGCGTGCACAACAAGTCTCCGCAGAAGTATCTGAAGAAGATTGTGGACGTTATCCGCTCCGGCATGGGCTTCCCCGCGGTGCATTTTGACGACGCGCACATCAAGATGATGCTGGCCAAGGGCGTGAGCATTGAAGATGCCCGCGACTACTGCCTGATGGGTTGCGTGGAACCGCAGAAATCAGGCCGTCTGTACCAGTGGACCTCCACCGGCTACACCCAGTGGCCCATCTGCATCGAACTGGTGCTCAACCACGGCGTGCCGCTGTGGTACGGCAAAAAGGTAACCCCCGACATGGGCGACCTGAGCCAGTATGACACCTACGAAAAGTTCGAAGCCGCCGTTAAGGAACAGATCCGCTGGATTACCAAAAACACCAGTGTGGCCACCGTCATTTCACAGCGCGCTCACAGAGAGCTTGCCCCCAAGCCGCTCATGTCGCTGATGTATGAAGGCTGCATGGAATCGGGCCGCGACGTTTCTGCCGGCGGTGCCATGTACAACTTCGGCCCCGGCGTGGTCTGGAGCGGTCTTGCCACCTATGTGGACTCCATGGCCGCCATTAAAAAGCTGGTCTACGACGACAGAAAGTACACCCTCGCGCAGCTCAACGAGGCCCTGAAGGCCGACTTTGCCGGGTACGATCAGATTCTGGCCGACTGCCTTGCCGCACCCAAATACGGCAACGACGATGATTACGCCGACATGATCGCAGCCGATCTGGTGCACTTCACCGAAACCGAGCACCGCAAGTACAAAACTCTGTATTCCGTGCTCAGCCACGGTACGCTGTCCATCTCCAACAACACGCCTTTCGGCCAGCTGCTCGGCGCCTCCGCCAACGGCCGCAGAGCGTGGATGCCTCTTTCCGACGGCATCAGCCCCACACAGGGTGCGGACTACAAGGGCCCCACAGCCATCATCAAGTCCGTTTCCAAAATGGCCAACGACAACATGAACATCGGCATGGTGCACAACTTCAAGCTGATGTCCGGCCTGCTGGATACCCCCGAAGGTGAAAACGGCCTGATAACGCTCATCCGTACCGCCTGCATGCTGGGCAACGGTGAAATGCAGTTCAACTATCTTGATAACGAACTGCTGCTGGACGCCCAGAAGCATCCGGAAAAATACCGCGACCTCGTGGTGCGCGTGGCCGGATACAGCGCCTTCTTCGTGGAGCTGTGCAAGGACGTTCAGGACGAAATCATCAGCCGTACCATGCTGCATGGTTTCTAA
- a CDS encoding membrane protein gives MGQTAVMNNPAALVAKNKLAADFRRKGIMIALLSGLLYGFYTAFMTLGMSKGVWVEWYGENSGLSAFAVMYLLSALGAATTDSSSALWAMGIAGIRGRFGDFVRCIKTRPGFVMVVAAIIGGPLASTAYVVGLQQAGSIVVPISALCPAIGAILGRFLFKQELNARMLLGIAICFGASAMIGSTGMGTEAPPSLLTGILFGFIAALCWGIEGCVCGYGTSMIDPEIGITIRQVTSGVSNLIILVPLFSMISDVNPVTMVATAFGDGEAMVWFALAGLSAYLTFMFWYKGNAMCGAALGMACNGTFSFWGPFCCWIVLGVAFGYDGWSMPPIAWAAAVVMVFGIFLISMNPMDLLKKRNG, from the coding sequence ATGGGGCAAACTGCAGTAATGAATAACCCGGCAGCGCTGGTTGCCAAAAACAAGCTGGCTGCGGACTTCCGGCGCAAGGGCATCATGATCGCCCTGCTTTCCGGTCTGCTTTACGGCTTTTACACCGCGTTCATGACGCTGGGCATGTCCAAGGGCGTCTGGGTGGAATGGTACGGCGAAAATTCCGGCCTCTCCGCCTTTGCCGTCATGTATCTGCTGTCTGCACTGGGCGCGGCCACCACCGACAGCTCCAGCGCTCTGTGGGCCATGGGCATTGCCGGTATCCGCGGCCGTTTCGGCGACTTTGTGCGCTGCATCAAAACAAGACCCGGCTTCGTGATGGTTGTCGCCGCCATTATCGGCGGCCCGCTGGCCAGCACCGCCTACGTTGTGGGTCTGCAGCAGGCCGGTTCCATCGTGGTGCCCATCAGCGCGCTGTGCCCTGCCATCGGCGCCATTCTGGGCCGCTTCCTGTTCAAGCAGGAACTTAACGCCCGCATGCTGCTGGGTATCGCCATCTGCTTCGGCGCCAGCGCCATGATCGGCAGCACCGGCATGGGCACCGAAGCTCCGCCCAGCCTGCTTACCGGTATACTTTTCGGCTTCATTGCAGCCCTGTGCTGGGGTATCGAAGGCTGCGTATGCGGTTACGGCACTTCCATGATCGACCCTGAAATCGGCATCACCATCCGTCAGGTCACTTCCGGAGTTTCGAACCTCATCATTCTTGTTCCCCTCTTCAGCATGATTTCCGACGTCAATCCTGTGACCATGGTTGCCACCGCCTTCGGCGACGGCGAAGCCATGGTGTGGTTTGCACTGGCCGGACTGAGCGCCTACCTGACCTTCATGTTCTGGTACAAGGGCAACGCCATGTGCGGTGCCGCACTGGGCATGGCCTGCAACGGCACATTCTCCTTCTGGGGCCCCTTCTGCTGCTGGATTGTGCTGGGCGTGGCTTTCGGCTACGACGGCTGGTCCATGCCTCCCATCGCCTGGGCTGCTGCCGTTGTCATGGTCTTCGGCATCTTCCTTATTTCGATGAACCCCATGGACCTGCTGAAAAAAAGGAACGGATAA
- the cutD gene encoding choline TMA-lyase-activating enzyme, with amino-acid sequence MIERKALIFNIQKYNMYDGPGVRTLVFFKGCPLRCKWCSNPEGQLRQYQVLYKENLCVHCGACVPVCPAGVHTISASTLRHGFAEGAQCIGCRRCEDVCPSSALAVVGEQKTISELLEVIEEDRPFYETSGGGVTLGGGEVLMQPEAAVNLLAACKQHGINTAIETCGYAKQEVVMKAAQYVDLFLYDVKHIDSARHYELTGVRNELILSNLTWLLENKHNVKIRVPLLRGVNDSEDDLRGLVEYLRPYQDYKNFKGIDLLPYHKMGVGKYKQLGWEYPIEGNPALSDADLERVEACIRKYDFPVSVIRH; translated from the coding sequence GTGATTGAAAGAAAAGCACTGATTTTCAACATACAGAAATACAACATGTATGACGGTCCGGGCGTGCGGACTCTGGTGTTCTTCAAGGGGTGTCCCTTGCGCTGCAAGTGGTGCTCAAATCCCGAAGGGCAACTCCGGCAGTATCAGGTTCTGTACAAGGAGAACCTGTGTGTGCACTGCGGAGCCTGTGTGCCTGTGTGCCCTGCGGGCGTGCACACTATCTCTGCCTCCACATTGCGCCACGGGTTTGCGGAAGGAGCACAGTGTATCGGCTGCCGCCGGTGCGAAGATGTCTGTCCTTCCTCTGCGCTTGCCGTGGTGGGCGAGCAGAAAACCATATCGGAACTTCTGGAAGTCATCGAAGAGGACAGGCCTTTTTATGAAACCTCCGGCGGCGGGGTGACGCTGGGCGGCGGCGAAGTGCTCATGCAGCCCGAGGCGGCCGTGAACCTGCTGGCTGCCTGCAAGCAGCACGGCATCAACACCGCCATCGAAACCTGCGGCTATGCCAAACAGGAAGTGGTCATGAAGGCTGCCCAGTATGTCGATCTCTTTCTGTACGACGTCAAACATATCGATTCCGCAAGGCATTACGAACTGACCGGCGTGCGTAACGAGCTGATTCTGAGCAACCTTACCTGGCTGCTGGAAAACAAGCACAATGTGAAAATACGGGTGCCGCTGCTGCGCGGGGTCAACGACAGTGAAGACGATCTGCGCGGACTGGTCGAGTACCTCAGACCGTATCAGGATTACAAAAATTTCAAAGGCATAGACTTGCTGCCCTACCACAAGATGGGTGTGGGCAAGTACAAGCAGCTGGGCTGGGAATACCCCATTGAGGGCAACCCCGCACTGAGCGATGCCGACCTTGAACGTGTCGAGGCCTGCATCCGCAAATATGACTTTCCGGTTTCGGTGATCCGCCACTGA